One stretch of Ptychodera flava strain L36383 unplaced genomic scaffold, AS_Pfla_20210202 Scaffold_61__1_contigs__length_779756_pilon, whole genome shotgun sequence DNA includes these proteins:
- the LOC139128625 gene encoding cell adhesion molecule CEACAM5-like: protein MEYHKVIVTLQLFTLFVFPTEGNIPVLPVKWRKTATDKIVPSGATVRFACRLERELQNWPRWRHINHQGQERLVSAGIYLDRESCSNCEISGNHLNGEYDLIIRNVDANVDAGQWMCEAIGGEPKSTYSATLTIVDETMTCSADNIGPENTVVSGDNITLTCYSNTEVLPGDVKWTVNGRNSNVSGQAPLIFNTQITKSAIGDVFDCRYNDDADLNTQTCKYNMSFNVQYPPEAIFISSTNDGIITENDKFEATCRSESNPEPSYEWFDSRGNSVSPGPILSIEQTKRQRAGTYRCEATNELYDGRQGRAVSTTELIIQYPPEIRAMNTVNIAQGESLRLECNVDANPEARVQWILPNATENDGNMLVFTQLGRGQAGSYTCTAVNMLDNGHLGRDSKTVLVNVKYPPIQVSTTQYTANIGDSVTLKIDVESYPTRVEFSKWSKNGSEFPSTNVTSTSCSLHIDAVTEKDFGIYEVYGTNKFRGPQQLTVELREKEKLSAPALSFVTISFSRFYVRIEGNYISAEDIVYIIEFKESGAIASNWEDNRQSQLAASISGLRESTVYDVRAFASNEFSRSDASNITKIETCGKPLVRYDSISNEISWPGYTKKSCTHSCVEIESFIQDEWTVLEKCCDPLKLKYGLQESQRGERTFRIRFCQFVNECDHEYFMSVAEAAVGSSSSSPNLYITIGVPLVVAVVLIGLGLFAYCKCRKRGSEHAYEEYAFRDPAYWSNTLESNHYEFIGSCADITEKDVPTFDIMGVTKVDCSGSGEKENIDAVDKSKQVPNEGEESYMPMAPQHDKMPTYSNT from the exons ATGGAGTATCATAAAGTCATCGTCACTTTACAACTGTTCACTTTGTTCGTCTTCCCGACTGAAG GCAATATCCCTGTGCTCCCAGTAAAGTGGAGAAAGACCGCTACGGATAAGATTGTACCAAGCGGTGCCACGGTGAGATTTGCATGCAGGCTGGAAAGAGAGCTACAAAACTGGCCGCGATGGAGACACATAAACCATCAAGGACAGGAGAGATTGGTGTCAGCTGGCATTTACTTGGACAGAGAAAGCTGTAGCAATTGTGAGATCAGCGGTAACCACTTGAACGGAGAATACGATTTAATCATACGTAACGTTGATGCAAATGTTGACGCCGGGCAGTGGATGTGTGAAGCCATAGGTGGAGAACCTAAGTCAACGTACTCAGCTACACTGACAATTGTAG acGAGACCATGACATGCTCAGCTGACAACATTGGTCCGGAGAATACAGTTGTCAGTGGCGACAACATTACATTGACATGTTATTCAAATACAGAGGTCCTACCGGGTGATGTAAAGTGGACTGTCAATGGACGAAATTCGAACGTTTCTGGCCAAGCTCCTCTAATTTTCAACACCCAGATAACGAAGTCAGCCATTGGTGATGTGTTCGACTGCAGATACAATGACGACGCTGATCTAAATACACAGACATGCAAATATAACATGTCTTTTAATGTTCAAT ATCCTCCAGAAGCGATTTTCATTTCGTCAACCAATGACGGAATAATCACGGAAAACGACAAGTTTGAAGCAACATGCAGAAGTGAGAGTAACCCGGAACCATCATACGAATGGTTTGATTCACGTGGGAATTCAGTTTCACCAGGACCAATCTTGAGTATAGAGCAAACAAAGAGACAGCGAGCTGGCACATATCGATGTGAAGCTACTAATGAGCTGTATGACGGCAGGCAAGGACGAGCAGTATCAACAACAGAACTTATCATTCAat ATCCTCCGGAAATACGAGCAATGAATACAGTTAATATTGCTCAAGGAGAATCTCTGCGGCTTGAATGTAATGTTGATGCGAACCCTGAGGCGCGTGTCCAATGGATTCTGCCGAATGCAACGGAGAATGACGGGAATATGTTGGTATTCACACAACTCGGTCGAGGACAAGCTGGTAGCTATACTTGCACAGCTGTTAATATGTTGGACAATGGACACCTTGGAAGAGATAGTAAAACAGTGTTGGTAAATGTTAAAT ATCCGCCGATACAAGTCAGCACGACTCAATATACAGCAAATATCGGTGACTCTGTCACCTTGAAAATCGATGTAGAATCTTATCCAACCAGAGTAGAATTCAGTAAGTGGTCGAAGAATGGTTCTGAATTTCCAAGTACGAATGTCACGTCGACTAGCTGCAGCTTGCACATCGATGCGGTCACCGAAAAGGACTTTGGTATTTATGAAGTGTACGGCACCAATAAGTTTCGTGGCCCACAACAATTGACAGTTGAATTACGAGAAAAGG AGAAGTTGAGTGCACCGGCCTTGTCATTTGTAACGATTTCGTTCAGCCGGTTTTACGTGAGAATCGAAGGAAACTATATTAGCGCTGAAGACATCGTATACATCATTGAATTCAAGGAGAGCGGGGCCATTGCGTCAAATTGGGAGGACAACCGCCAATCACAGCTCGCAGCTAGCATAAGTGGTCTCCGTGAATCGACTGTTTACGACGTAAGGGCCTTTGCGAGCAACGAATTTAGCAGAAGTGATGCTTCAAATATCACTAAAATCGAAACATGTG GAAAACCTTTGGTCAGGTACGACTCCATTTCAAATGAGATATCTTGGCCTGGATACACGAAGAAAAGTTGTACACATAGCTGTGTCGAAATCGAATCCTTCATCCAGGATGAATGGACGGTATTGGAAAAGTGTTGCGatcctttgaaattaaagtACGGCTTACAAGAATCGCAGCGTGGTGAACGCACATTCAGAATTAGATTCTGCCAATTCGTAAACGAATGTGATCATGAATACTTCATGTCAGTAGCAG AAGCCGCAGTGGGGAGCTCGAGCTCGAGCCCAAATCTGTACATCACAATTGGAGTCCCATTAGTTGTTGCGGTGGTGTTAATCGGGCTTGGTCTTTTTGCATACTGTAAATGTCGCAAGCGTGGAAGTGAGCATGCGTACGAGGAATACGCATTCAGA GATCCAGCGTACTGGTCAAACACTCTTGAATCGAATCACTATGAGTTCATTGGTTCCTGTGCAGACATTACA GAAAAAGATGTGCCCACATTTGATATAATGGGAGTAACTAAGGTAGACTGCAGTGGTAGTGGGGAGAAAGAGAACATCGATGCCGTcgacaaatcaaaacaagttcCGAATGAAGGTGAAGAA TCATATATGCCGATGGCGCCTCAACATGACAAGATGCCAACGTACTCAAACACTTAG